One Paenisporosarcina sp. FSL H8-0542 genomic region harbors:
- the sdhA gene encoding succinate dehydrogenase flavoprotein subunit → MAKSKLIVVGGGLAGLMATMKAAEEGTTVELFSLVPVKRSHSVCAQGGINGALNTKGEGDSTDNHFDDTVYGGDFLANQPPVKALAEAAPGIIRLFDRMGVMFNRTPEGLLDFRRFGGTMFHRTAFAGATTGQQLLYALDEQVRRYEVDGLVTKYENWEFLGAILDDDGVCRGIMAQNLKTMEIRPFRGDAVIMATGGPGIIFGKSTNSIINTGSAASIVYQQGATYANGEFIQIHPTAIPGDDKLRLMSESARGEGGRIWTYKDGKPWYFLEEKYPSYGNLVPRDIATREIFDVCVNQKLGVNGENMVFLDLSHKDPKELDIKLGGIIEIYEKFTGEDPRKLPMKIFPAVHYSMGGLWVDYDQMTTIPGLFAAGECDYSQHGANRLGANSLLSAIYGGMVAGPNAVKYMSGLKTHAEDMPSTIFDAHTAAEQQKWDEIMSLDGTENAYVLHKELGEWMTDNVTVVRYNDRLQATDEKIQELLERFNNININDTQKWSNQGATFARQLKNMLYLARVITQGALLRNESRGAHYKPDFPERDDEQFMKTTMANFDPATGAPVIHYEEIDVSLIPPRKRDYSSKGD, encoded by the coding sequence ATGGCAAAAAGTAAATTGATTGTTGTCGGCGGTGGTCTAGCTGGTTTAATGGCAACAATGAAAGCAGCAGAAGAAGGAACAACAGTAGAATTATTCTCATTAGTTCCTGTTAAACGCTCACACTCAGTGTGTGCTCAGGGCGGAATTAACGGAGCATTAAATACAAAAGGTGAAGGCGATTCAACTGACAATCACTTTGATGATACAGTATACGGCGGGGATTTCCTTGCGAATCAACCACCAGTAAAAGCATTGGCAGAAGCAGCACCTGGAATCATTCGATTATTCGATCGTATGGGTGTTATGTTTAACCGTACACCTGAAGGGTTATTAGATTTCCGTCGTTTCGGGGGAACAATGTTCCATCGTACAGCTTTCGCAGGCGCTACAACTGGTCAACAATTGCTTTATGCACTTGATGAACAAGTACGTCGCTACGAAGTTGACGGTCTTGTAACGAAATACGAAAACTGGGAATTCCTAGGTGCAATCTTAGATGACGACGGCGTTTGTCGCGGAATCATGGCTCAAAACTTGAAAACTATGGAAATCCGTCCTTTCCGTGGTGACGCTGTCATCATGGCAACAGGTGGTCCTGGTATTATTTTTGGAAAATCAACAAACTCTATAATCAATACAGGCTCTGCAGCTTCAATTGTTTATCAACAAGGTGCAACCTACGCAAATGGCGAATTCATTCAAATTCACCCTACAGCGATTCCAGGAGATGACAAACTTCGTTTAATGTCCGAATCAGCGCGTGGTGAAGGTGGACGTATTTGGACATATAAAGACGGTAAACCTTGGTACTTCCTTGAAGAAAAATATCCTAGTTACGGGAACTTGGTACCTCGTGATATCGCAACTCGCGAAATTTTTGATGTGTGTGTTAACCAAAAACTTGGGGTTAACGGCGAAAACATGGTATTCTTGGATCTTTCACACAAAGACCCGAAAGAATTGGATATCAAGCTTGGCGGAATCATTGAAATTTATGAGAAATTCACAGGTGAAGATCCCCGTAAACTTCCAATGAAAATCTTCCCAGCAGTCCATTATTCAATGGGCGGACTATGGGTTGACTACGATCAAATGACAACTATTCCTGGTTTATTTGCTGCAGGTGAGTGTGATTACTCTCAACATGGCGCAAACCGACTTGGAGCAAACTCATTACTTTCTGCAATTTATGGCGGAATGGTTGCAGGTCCTAACGCAGTTAAATATATGAGTGGACTAAAAACTCATGCTGAAGATATGCCATCAACAATTTTTGATGCACACACGGCTGCAGAGCAACAAAAATGGGATGAAATTATGTCTCTTGACGGTACTGAAAATGCATATGTCTTGCATAAAGAGCTTGGCGAATGGATGACAGATAACGTAACAGTAGTTCGTTATAACGACCGTTTACAAGCAACTGATGAAAAAATTCAAGAACTTCTTGAGAGATTTAATAATATCAACATTAATGACACTCAAAAGTGGTCCAATCAAGGTGCTACTTTCGCGCGTCAATTGAAAAATATGCTATACTTAGCTCGCGTTATTACGCAAGGTGCATTGTTACGTAATGAAAGTCGTGGTGCTCACTACAAGCCAGATTTCCCAGAACGAGATGATGAGCAATTTATGAAAACAACTATGGCGAATTTTGATCCAGCTACTGGAGCGCCGGTCATTCATTATGAAGAAATAGATGTTTCATTAATTCCACCACGTAAACGTGACTATTCATCGAAAGGGGATTAA
- a CDS encoding electron transfer flavoprotein subunit alpha/FixB family protein: MTKKVIVLGEAREGALRNVSFETIAAAKKISGGGEVVAVLLGDSVQSLATEMIHYGADRAVTVEHPHLKSYTSDGFSQAFMAVVESESPDAVVFGHTALGKDLSPKVASKLKSGLISDVTDIEGEGADAVFIRPIFSGKAFEKVKIKDGIDFITIRPNNIEPLAHDASRSGDVSSLSVDITNLRTVIKEVVRKSTEGVDLSEAKVIVAGGRGVKSEDGFEPLKELANLLGGAVGASRGACDADYCDYSLQIGQTGKVVTPDLYIAAGISGAIQHLAGMSNSKIIVAINKDPEANIFKVADYGIVGDLFEVIPMLTEEFKKMKAN; this comes from the coding sequence ATGACAAAAAAAGTAATCGTACTGGGTGAAGCACGTGAAGGTGCTTTACGTAATGTATCTTTTGAAACTATCGCTGCAGCTAAGAAAATTTCAGGCGGTGGAGAAGTTGTAGCAGTTCTTCTTGGAGACTCTGTACAATCATTAGCAACTGAAATGATTCATTATGGAGCTGACCGTGCTGTCACTGTTGAGCATCCACATTTGAAATCTTATACATCTGATGGCTTCAGTCAGGCATTCATGGCAGTTGTTGAAAGTGAAAGCCCAGATGCAGTTGTTTTCGGACATACAGCATTAGGCAAAGATTTGTCACCAAAAGTGGCAAGTAAACTAAAATCAGGTCTTATTTCTGATGTTACTGATATCGAAGGAGAAGGCGCTGACGCTGTATTTATCCGTCCGATTTTCTCAGGTAAAGCATTCGAAAAAGTGAAAATCAAAGATGGTATTGATTTCATTACAATCCGTCCTAACAATATTGAACCTTTAGCTCACGATGCTAGTCGTTCAGGCGATGTTTCATCTTTATCTGTGGATATCACGAACCTTCGCACTGTCATCAAAGAAGTTGTTCGTAAATCAACTGAAGGCGTAGATTTATCAGAAGCGAAAGTTATCGTTGCTGGTGGTCGTGGCGTGAAGAGTGAAGATGGATTTGAGCCGTTAAAAGAGTTAGCAAATCTTTTAGGTGGTGCTGTTGGTGCATCTCGTGGTGCATGTGACGCTGACTACTGTGACTACTCTCTTCAAATTGGTCAAACAGGTAAAGTGGTAACACCTGACCTTTATATTGCAGCAGGTATTTCTGGAGCAATCCAACATTTAGCTGGTATGTCAAACTCGAAAATCATTGTTGCAATCAATAAAGATCCTGAAGCAAACATTTTCAAAGTAGCTGACTATGGTATTGTTGGTGACTTGTTCGAGGTCATTCCAATGTTGACTGAAGAATTCAAGAAAATGAAAGCTAACTAA
- the sdhB gene encoding succinate dehydrogenase iron-sulfur subunit: MNATATKTVVFEILRQDSTDSTPYWEKFELDYRPNMNVISGLMEIRRNPVNTDGKHTTPVNWDMNCLEEVCGACSMVINGRPRQSCTALVDKLEQPIRLEPMKTFPVVRDLIVDRSRMFDSLKKVKAWVPIDGSYDLGDGPRMPERKRQWAYELSKCMTCGVCLEACPNVNTNSDFMGPAPLSQVRLMNAHPTGAMNRDERLNSIMGDGGLANCGNSQNCVVACPKGIPLTTSIAALNRDTTVQMFKNFFGSDHMVD; the protein is encoded by the coding sequence ATGAACGCAACAGCAACTAAAACCGTCGTTTTTGAGATCCTTCGTCAAGATTCTACGGATTCTACCCCGTATTGGGAAAAATTCGAGTTAGATTATCGTCCAAATATGAACGTTATATCTGGATTAATGGAAATTCGTCGTAATCCAGTAAATACAGATGGTAAACACACAACACCTGTAAACTGGGATATGAACTGTTTGGAAGAAGTATGTGGAGCATGTTCGATGGTCATCAATGGCCGTCCACGTCAATCATGTACAGCTCTAGTTGATAAATTGGAGCAACCTATTCGCTTAGAACCAATGAAAACATTCCCTGTTGTACGCGACTTAATTGTTGACCGTTCACGTATGTTTGATTCATTGAAAAAAGTTAAAGCTTGGGTTCCAATTGATGGATCTTATGATCTTGGCGATGGACCACGTATGCCTGAACGTAAACGTCAATGGGCATATGAACTATCTAAATGTATGACTTGTGGCGTTTGTTTGGAAGCTTGTCCAAACGTAAACACAAATTCAGATTTCATGGGCCCAGCACCGTTATCACAAGTACGTCTTATGAATGCGCATCCAACGGGTGCCATGAATAGAGACGAGCGTCTAAATTCCATCATGGGTGATGGCGGACTTGCAAACTGTGGTAACTCTCAAAACTGTGTAGTCGCATGTCCTAAAGGAATTCCTTTGACTACTTCTATCGCAGCTCTAAACCGTGATACTACGGTTCAAATGTTCAAAAACTTCTTCGGAAGCGACCACATGGTTGACTAA
- a CDS encoding DnaJ family domain-containing protein, with amino-acid sequence MNWHIVEDLIKKAQRDGQFDNLPGAGKPLPPDEFAHYPEDIRMVMRILKNSGHDEEAQFVKEEMSDLEHQMKKATQREKTELEQQYNQRLTQLNRMLSQKGIKTNSNVFKQYQSQLDNRLNWD; translated from the coding sequence ATGAACTGGCATATCGTGGAGGATTTAATTAAAAAAGCACAACGTGATGGACAGTTTGACAATTTGCCGGGAGCTGGGAAACCGTTACCGCCGGATGAATTTGCCCATTATCCAGAAGACATTCGTATGGTAATGCGCATTTTAAAAAACTCAGGGCATGATGAAGAAGCTCAGTTCGTGAAAGAAGAAATGAGTGACTTAGAGCATCAAATGAAAAAAGCCACACAACGCGAAAAAACAGAACTTGAACAGCAATATAATCAAAGACTCACCCAATTGAACCGTATGTTATCTCAAAAAGGAATCAAAACAAATAGTAATGTTTTTAAACAATATCAGTCTCAATTGGATAACAGATTGAATTGGGATTGA
- a CDS encoding succinate dehydrogenase cytochrome b558 subunit, with protein sequence MSKDREFYLRRLHSLLGIIPVGLFVTQHLVVNHFATRGEEAFNKASHFMESLPFVLFLEWFVIYIPLMFHAFYGVYIAFTAKNNTQRYGTFRNWMFVLQRITGVILVVFIAWHLFETRFQKAIGADEVNFDMMADILANPLMFVFYVVGVVSATFHLANGIWSFLVSWGITQSPRSQRISTYVTIGIFLALTVIGVRALLAFV encoded by the coding sequence TTGTCGAAAGATCGTGAATTTTATTTGCGCCGTTTACATTCTTTACTTGGAATCATTCCAGTAGGATTGTTCGTGACGCAGCATTTGGTTGTTAACCATTTTGCTACAAGAGGAGAAGAGGCTTTTAACAAAGCATCTCACTTCATGGAAAGTTTACCATTCGTATTGTTTTTAGAATGGTTTGTCATCTACATTCCATTGATGTTCCATGCGTTCTATGGTGTGTACATAGCCTTTACTGCGAAAAATAACACACAGCGTTATGGTACATTCCGTAACTGGATGTTTGTTTTGCAACGTATTACCGGGGTCATTCTAGTCGTGTTTATCGCATGGCATTTATTCGAGACACGATTCCAAAAAGCAATTGGTGCTGATGAAGTTAACTTTGACATGATGGCTGATATATTAGCAAATCCATTAATGTTTGTATTCTACGTGGTTGGTGTTGTATCTGCAACATTCCATTTAGCTAACGGTATTTGGTCATTCTTGGTAAGCTGGGGTATCACTCAATCACCTAGGTCACAACGAATTTCAACTTACGTGACGATCGGTATCTTCTTAGCATTGACAGTAATCGGCGTTCGTGCACTTCTTGCATTCGTGTAA
- a CDS encoding enoyl-CoA hydratase has translation MEFLSWTVENYVAKVTINRPPANALSRALILEVNELLNAVEHDDSVRVIVLHGEGRFFSAGADIKEFTSIKTGEEFSELAASGQEIFERVERFSKPVIASIHGAALGGGLELAMSCHIRIVSENAKLGLPELQLGLIPGFAGTQRLPRLVGMPKAAEMLFTSEPISGLEAVQWGLANRAYAEEELLANTMEIATKIAKKSPVALKAAIDMLQFAKTYAYDEGVKAEAHSFGTVFISEDAQEGISAFIEKREPSFKGK, from the coding sequence ATGGAGTTTTTGAGTTGGACTGTAGAAAATTACGTTGCGAAAGTAACGATTAATCGACCGCCGGCAAATGCATTATCACGAGCACTTATTCTCGAGGTAAACGAATTACTGAATGCTGTTGAACATGATGACAGCGTTCGTGTCATCGTCTTACACGGAGAAGGACGTTTCTTCTCAGCGGGCGCGGACATTAAAGAGTTTACTTCAATCAAAACAGGGGAAGAGTTTTCAGAATTGGCTGCAAGTGGACAAGAAATCTTTGAACGCGTTGAAAGATTCTCAAAACCGGTGATTGCTTCCATTCATGGAGCTGCACTTGGTGGAGGACTGGAACTCGCAATGAGTTGTCACATTCGCATCGTATCTGAAAATGCTAAACTTGGATTGCCAGAATTACAACTTGGTCTGATTCCAGGTTTTGCGGGCACTCAGCGCCTACCACGTTTAGTTGGGATGCCGAAAGCAGCAGAAATGTTGTTTACGAGCGAACCAATCAGCGGTTTGGAAGCGGTTCAATGGGGCTTGGCGAACCGTGCCTATGCGGAAGAAGAGTTGCTGGCCAATACAATGGAAATTGCAACTAAAATTGCTAAGAAGAGTCCGGTTGCATTAAAAGCTGCAATTGACATGTTACAATTCGCTAAAACGTATGCCTATGATGAAGGTGTGAAAGCTGAAGCACACTCTTTTGGAACCGTTTTCATTTCAGAAGATGCACAAGAAGGCATTTCAGCATTTATCGAAAAGCGCGAACCATCGTTCAAAGGAAAATAA
- a CDS encoding electron transfer flavoprotein subunit beta/FixA family protein — protein sequence MNIYVLVKRTFDTEEKIVVSGGKIQEDGAEFIINPYDEYAIEEAIQVRDAHGGEVTVLTIGGEEAEKQLRTALAMGADKAVLINTEDDLDEMDQFTAAQILADYLKDKNPDLILAGNVAIDGGSGQVGPRVADLLDINYVTTITKLEINGTQVSIVRDVEGDSEVLETSLPLLVTAQQGLNEPRYPSLPGIMKAKKKPLEEVELDDLDIDEDDVEAKTETIEIYLPPKKEAGRVLQGDLSNQVQELVQLLRTEAKVI from the coding sequence ATGAATATTTATGTGTTGGTAAAACGTACATTTGATACAGAAGAAAAGATTGTCGTTTCTGGTGGCAAAATTCAGGAAGACGGCGCTGAATTCATCATTAACCCTTACGATGAATATGCAATTGAAGAAGCGATTCAAGTCCGCGACGCACACGGTGGCGAAGTGACTGTATTGACAATTGGTGGGGAAGAAGCTGAAAAGCAACTTCGTACAGCTCTTGCAATGGGGGCTGATAAAGCAGTTCTGATTAACACTGAAGATGATTTGGACGAAATGGACCAATTTACAGCTGCTCAAATATTGGCAGATTACTTGAAAGATAAAAACCCAGATTTAATATTAGCTGGTAACGTTGCCATCGATGGTGGATCTGGACAAGTTGGACCACGTGTTGCCGACTTGTTGGACATCAACTATGTAACAACTATTACTAAATTAGAAATTAACGGAACACAAGTTAGTATCGTTCGTGATGTGGAAGGCGATTCTGAAGTACTTGAAACGTCATTACCTTTACTTGTTACCGCTCAACAAGGTTTGAACGAACCTCGTTATCCTTCTTTACCGGGTATTATGAAAGCGAAAAAGAAACCACTTGAAGAAGTGGAATTGGATGATTTGGACATAGATGAAGATGATGTAGAAGCAAAAACGGAGACAATAGAAATTTATTTGCCTCCTAAAAAAGAAGCAGGTCGCGTACTTCAAGGCGATCTTTCAAACCAAGTACAAGAATTGGTGCAATTACTTCGTACAGAAGCAAAAGTCATTTAA
- the uvrC gene encoding excinuclease ABC subunit UvrC: MNDLIQQKCAILPDQPGVYLMKDRQSTIIYVGKAKVLKNRVRSYFTGSHDGKTQRLVQEIEDFEYIVTSSDIEALILELNLIKKHDPKYNIMLKDDKTYPYIKITGENHPKLITTRIVKKDKGKYFGPYPNAYAASETKKLLDRLYPLRKCPTLPDRVCLYYHLGQCLAPCVKTIEQDAYRKIIDEITRFLNGGYQQVKQELTEKMSSAAENLEFERAKEYRDQITHIETVMEKQKMTTNDFTDRDIFGYAIDKGWMCVQVFFVRQGKLIERDVSLFPLYQDPEDEFLTFLGQFYDKPNHIKPKEVYLPSAVDLQLASQLLEVKVASPSRGQKKQMIDLATKNAEIAIREKFQLLDRQEQRTIGAVEELGIAMDIAPPLRIEAFDNSHIYGADAVSAMVSFIDGRPNKKDYRKYKTKTAARHDDYGAMREVIRRRYTRVLKDELPLPDLIVIDGGKGQMEIAREVIEDELGLSIPIAGLAKDAKHQTSSLLYGEPPQIIPLKRTSEGFYLLQRIQDEVHRFAITFHRQQRGKQTIASALDGFEGIGPKRKKMLLKHFGSVKRIKEASVEELKQSGLPLQIAESMSEYFQNESLSKE, translated from the coding sequence ATGAATGATTTAATTCAACAGAAATGTGCGATTTTACCTGATCAACCAGGTGTTTACTTAATGAAAGATCGCCAAAGCACTATTATTTATGTGGGCAAAGCCAAAGTGTTGAAAAATCGTGTGCGTTCTTATTTTACGGGGAGTCATGATGGAAAAACACAGAGACTCGTCCAGGAAATTGAAGATTTTGAGTACATCGTAACATCTTCAGATATTGAAGCTCTCATTCTGGAATTGAATTTAATCAAGAAGCATGATCCGAAATATAACATCATGCTCAAAGATGATAAAACGTATCCTTATATAAAAATAACAGGTGAAAATCATCCGAAATTAATTACAACCAGAATCGTTAAAAAGGATAAAGGGAAATATTTTGGTCCTTATCCAAACGCATATGCGGCGAGTGAAACGAAAAAATTACTGGATCGTTTATACCCGTTACGCAAATGTCCGACATTACCAGATCGGGTTTGTTTGTATTATCATTTGGGCCAGTGTTTAGCTCCTTGCGTTAAAACAATCGAGCAAGACGCATACAGAAAAATTATTGATGAAATCACACGGTTCTTAAACGGTGGCTATCAGCAAGTCAAACAAGAATTGACGGAAAAAATGTCATCGGCAGCAGAGAACTTAGAGTTTGAAAGAGCAAAAGAATACCGTGATCAAATCACACATATTGAAACGGTCATGGAAAAACAAAAAATGACGACCAATGATTTTACCGACCGTGATATTTTTGGTTATGCCATCGATAAGGGCTGGATGTGTGTGCAAGTATTCTTTGTACGCCAAGGGAAGTTAATCGAGCGAGATGTTTCATTATTCCCGTTATATCAAGATCCAGAAGATGAATTCCTGACGTTCCTCGGTCAGTTTTATGATAAACCGAATCATATCAAGCCAAAAGAAGTATATTTGCCAAGTGCGGTGGATTTGCAACTGGCAAGCCAGCTTCTTGAAGTAAAAGTGGCTTCTCCGAGTCGTGGGCAGAAAAAACAAATGATTGATCTGGCGACGAAGAATGCAGAAATCGCTATCCGTGAAAAATTCCAGCTCCTAGACCGACAGGAACAACGAACGATTGGTGCAGTGGAAGAACTGGGGATTGCAATGGATATTGCGCCTCCTCTTCGAATTGAGGCATTCGATAATTCACATATTTATGGAGCAGATGCCGTCTCAGCAATGGTATCGTTTATTGATGGAAGACCGAATAAAAAGGACTATCGAAAATACAAAACGAAAACAGCTGCCCGTCATGATGATTACGGAGCCATGCGTGAAGTCATTCGTAGACGTTATACTCGTGTGCTGAAGGATGAATTGCCTCTCCCCGATTTAATTGTCATTGATGGTGGGAAAGGGCAAATGGAAATCGCCCGTGAAGTGATTGAAGATGAACTCGGTTTGTCTATTCCGATTGCAGGATTAGCCAAGGATGCGAAGCACCAGACATCTTCGTTGTTATATGGGGAACCCCCACAGATCATTCCCTTGAAACGAACAAGTGAGGGGTTTTATTTGCTACAACGGATTCAGGACGAAGTGCATCGATTTGCGATTACATTCCATCGGCAACAGCGTGGGAAACAGACGATTGCTTCCGCTTTGGATGGGTTTGAAGGAATCGGTCCTAAACGCAAAAAAATGTTGTTGAAGCACTTTGGCTCTGTAAAACGAATCAAAGAAGCATCAGTGGAAGAGCTGAAACAATCAGGTTTGCCATTGCAAATCGCGGAATCCATGTCTGAATATTTTCAAAATGAGTCATTGTCAAAAGAGTGA
- the trxA gene encoding thioredoxin: MAIVHGTDQSFSSEISDGLVLVDFWAPWCGPCKMIAPVLEELDAEMSGKVKIVKVDVDENQETASNFGIMSIPTLVLFKDGQPVDKVVGFNPKEALVELVNKHA; this comes from the coding sequence ATGGCAATTGTACACGGAACAGATCAAAGCTTTTCAAGTGAAATTTCAGACGGCTTAGTTTTAGTCGATTTTTGGGCACCTTGGTGTGGACCATGTAAAATGATCGCTCCAGTTCTTGAAGAATTAGATGCTGAGATGAGTGGCAAAGTAAAAATCGTAAAAGTTGATGTAGATGAAAACCAAGAAACAGCTAGCAACTTCGGGATTATGTCAATTCCGACATTGGTACTTTTCAAAGACGGGCAACCTGTCGATAAAGTAGTTGGATTCAACCCGAAAGAAGCTTTGGTTGAATTAGTAAACAAACACGCATAA
- a CDS encoding aspartate kinase yields MSRIVMKFGGTSVGNTERIRNVAKRIIGETAKGHEIVVVVSAMGKTTDELMSLAGDLSAEPSKREMDMLLSTGEQVTIALLTMALQHMGQDAVSFTGWQAGIGTESVHRNARIEHIDTVRMEQALTDGKVVVVAGFQGMDTYGEITTLGRGGSDTTAVAIAASLGADQCDIYTDVDGIYTSDPRYVDGARKLQELSYDEMLELANLGAGVLHPRAVEFAKNYCMPLSVRSSLSEDTGTILLEEPTMEKNLIVRGVAFEPEIVRVTVGYEVPFNGSLAKIFTTLAKHHVNVDIIVQSIMEGVQPSVSFSIKKEDYAETVQVLESKKTELGYQSTNFEVGLAKVSIVGSGMVSNPGVAAQMFDRLRKEGIPVKMVSTSEIKVSVVVPESAMLQATNALHDEFGLAVVRV; encoded by the coding sequence TTGAGTCGCATTGTCATGAAATTTGGTGGTACGTCCGTAGGCAACACTGAACGGATCCGTAATGTCGCAAAACGCATAATCGGTGAAACAGCAAAAGGCCATGAAATCGTAGTAGTCGTATCAGCGATGGGGAAAACGACAGATGAATTAATGAGTCTAGCTGGGGATTTATCTGCAGAACCTTCAAAACGTGAAATGGACATGTTGCTGTCAACAGGGGAACAAGTAACAATTGCTTTGTTGACAATGGCACTTCAACATATGGGGCAAGATGCGGTTTCGTTTACGGGATGGCAGGCAGGAATCGGAACGGAATCCGTTCATCGCAATGCTCGAATCGAACATATAGATACTGTTCGTATGGAGCAGGCTTTGACGGATGGAAAAGTGGTTGTTGTAGCCGGATTCCAAGGGATGGATACGTATGGAGAAATTACGACACTCGGACGTGGTGGGTCGGATACGACGGCGGTTGCAATTGCAGCATCGCTAGGAGCGGACCAGTGTGATATTTACACGGATGTCGATGGCATCTATACGTCAGACCCTCGATATGTGGATGGGGCAAGAAAATTGCAGGAGCTATCCTATGACGAAATGCTGGAACTTGCTAACTTAGGAGCTGGGGTTTTGCATCCTAGGGCAGTGGAATTCGCTAAAAATTATTGCATGCCACTAAGTGTCCGTTCTAGCTTAAGTGAAGATACAGGAACCATATTATTGGAGGAACCTACTATGGAAAAAAACTTGATAGTGCGTGGTGTCGCATTCGAACCGGAAATTGTAAGGGTTACGGTAGGCTATGAAGTGCCTTTTAACGGCTCACTAGCCAAAATTTTCACTACTCTTGCAAAACATCATGTAAACGTTGATATCATTGTTCAAAGCATTATGGAAGGCGTGCAGCCAAGTGTTTCTTTCTCCATTAAGAAAGAAGATTATGCAGAAACTGTTCAAGTCTTGGAAAGTAAAAAAACGGAGTTGGGATACCAATCTACCAATTTTGAAGTTGGATTGGCCAAAGTGTCGATTGTTGGGTCAGGAATGGTTTCAAATCCAGGGGTTGCTGCACAAATGTTCGATCGCCTCCGCAAAGAAGGAATTCCCGTGAAAATGGTCAGTACTTCGGAAATTAAAGTTTCGGTTGTTGTACCTGAAAGTGCGATGCTACAAGCCACAAATGCATTGCATGATGAATTTGGATTAGCTGTTGTTCGAGTATAA
- a CDS encoding YslB family protein, giving the protein MTMTETKKVPTFGYELIRDHVLSTILGKHEEDILYWAGKDLARKFQMFSMEETTSFFQEAGWGILTLEQSTKDEAFYVLTGEPDALQFEKRCFRLEAGFLAQQQQKLGGFMTECFEEKQLKKNSVQFHVKWDLKEKV; this is encoded by the coding sequence ATGACAATGACAGAGACAAAAAAGGTACCCACTTTTGGTTACGAATTAATTCGAGATCATGTACTTTCGACAATTTTAGGGAAACACGAAGAAGATATTTTATATTGGGCCGGAAAAGATTTAGCCCGCAAGTTCCAGATGTTTTCCATGGAAGAAACGACATCTTTTTTTCAAGAAGCGGGCTGGGGCATTCTAACACTTGAACAAAGTACAAAAGATGAAGCATTTTATGTATTGACTGGAGAACCCGATGCCCTGCAGTTCGAGAAACGATGTTTCCGCCTGGAAGCAGGATTCCTGGCTCAGCAGCAACAAAAACTGGGTGGTTTTATGACAGAATGCTTTGAAGAAAAACAACTGAAGAAAAACTCCGTTCAATTCCATGTGAAATGGGATCTAAAAGAAAAAGTTTAA
- a CDS encoding TetR/AcrR family transcriptional regulator, which translates to MKRDKPKFKQIIDAAVVVIAENGYHQAQVSKIAKQAGVADGTIYLYFKNKEDILISVFHEKMGLFVENLKKIITDGTTSSEKLLKMVENHFRVLATDHHLAIVTQLELRQSNKDIRLKINEVLKEYLMLLDDILIEGLENGEFHEELDIRLARHMVFGTIDETITTWVMNEQKYDLMKLAPKVHHLLMSGMKS; encoded by the coding sequence ATGAAACGAGACAAACCGAAATTCAAACAAATAATTGACGCAGCCGTAGTAGTGATTGCAGAAAATGGGTATCACCAAGCACAAGTTTCTAAAATCGCGAAACAAGCAGGCGTCGCTGATGGAACCATATATTTGTACTTTAAAAACAAGGAAGACATCTTAATTTCCGTCTTCCACGAAAAAATGGGCTTATTTGTAGAAAACCTGAAAAAAATTATAACTGATGGAACGACATCATCCGAAAAATTATTAAAAATGGTAGAAAATCATTTTCGCGTATTAGCAACAGATCATCATTTAGCCATCGTGACTCAATTGGAACTTAGACAGTCCAATAAAGATATTCGCTTGAAAATCAATGAAGTGTTAAAAGAGTACTTAATGTTGCTCGATGATATTTTAATTGAAGGATTGGAAAATGGTGAATTTCATGAAGAATTAGATATTCGTCTTGCGCGACACATGGTCTTTGGTACAATTGATGAGACGATTACTACTTGGGTGATGAATGAACAGAAGTACGATTTGATGAAATTGGCACCGAAAGTTCATCATTTATTAATGAGTGGTATGAAATCATAA